ACCGAAGTAATAGACTTTTTAGTAAGCAGGGCAGGAAAGAACTAGCTTACCGAATTTTAACAAAAGTGAAAggtaaaagaaatttatgaaacgcTATTAAACATCATTAGAGAAATATCGAGAATTACAGAGGTTCGATTTCTTTCTGGACACAGTGTGTAGTCGCATTGTTTACTTCGTATATTACACGTATTACTCATAATAATGTTATATTCTAAAGAAACAGGATGCCTTACAGGAAGTATACTATAACACGAGGAAGTATACAGGAACGAGTTACAATTACAATTGtagattttatttgattacaCAGTATGCTCCCCGCATACTAAAGAATACATGAAGCAAGTAAAAAAATGTGATTGTTGCGAACCACAAGCGCGCGACgacgataataatttatacatcggataaaattaaaatgagatGCTCGTTAAACGGTGCGACGTATGGAATCGATCGCGACTAAAAATATAAGTTATAacggtaaaaataaaaagttcaacGTTACACCGCGCACGGTCGCAGTTAATAAACTTACTCGCCTATACACTATGATCACAGTTACATTCATAATAATCATAAGTTATTACATGTCATTGCCGTCTTTATCATCATCgtattattatcatatatttttactgtatatatgtacattctGGTTATAAATAGGTGTGTATGttcagtttaattaaatataatctgGTTTGAAAGCCTATGACTAGCGGTACctatttttcctttcattttattatactctgatgatgttgttgttgttgttgttggtgagtgatataataatactatCGCGCGATTTCCGTTATAAAGTTCAAGCAATTCAAACAATTATGAGTAATAACAATTACTATGCAATACTTTTTAGAAACAATTCTATGCCTTTCCTTTGATACACTGTACACGGTTTCTCCTTTGTCTCCATACACTTCgtcgaatatattattatttccgtATAATTACGTTCGAGTCTTTGAAACATTGTCCCCACACTGATAAAACGTTATACCGGCGGCACGCGCGTTACATGCGGGGCTAAGTCTGAATATTGTACACACACCTCCGCGGAACCAAACCTTTTTGATCACCCCTCGAGCAGAACAACCATTTATTGTCCACCTCGAGAATCACTTTCAGCTTCTCGCCTTCTCCGAATGCAAGAAGCATTTTGTTATCTGACGGATTTCTGTGTGTGATGGTGCGTACCTCTCTGGAACCGATATTTGCGgtactgttattttattaatctataaaatcaaaacagaaaaacaaacgaaacgttAAGCAACCAATCTGTAAACTCAAAGAAAGTATAAAAGCTTCTTAACAACTGTAACATGAGATCAGATctgaaaatatatatgaataataattatgtttaataacgCACTGCTACCGATGGTACCACTAGAactgcaaataataaataatatatcctAAAGTATTTCACTAATGCCATGttgataataaaacaaaattcgaaCCTCTACTAAACATGAGTTATTCCCAGGTGACTAAAACAATGAATCCattcataattgaataatacaaattaaatcttGTACTTACTTCAGAGGTTTCTTTGTAGGAGGATTTCTCGTAGCAGCTGCAGTTGTGGTTGGTCGTGGTAAAGATGTGGACGCTGCTCGTCTCTGCGGAGACACCATGTGCTTCTCTTTAGACATCACACCGTAAGATTTGTAGGGCAGAGAACTAGGTCGCGCTAAGGTTCGCGCTGTTCCCGCGTGTTCCACGTCTACCCTGCTGGTACGTTTTGTTGTctctttgttccttaattctACAGGCTTTTTTGGTGCGGTTTTCGTCGTCGACAACATGACAGGTTTCTTCAACGACGGAATTCCCGAGACCGGGGATTTTGTATTCTTAGCGTGACCTACAGTGGTGTTCGACTGTTTCACCGGAGACGTAAGGAGCCTGGGAATTTTCGATTTCCCTAAACTGGTGGGTGTTCGCGTTGGCGACGAAGGAGACGGCGTGGCTTGGTTCTTCGTGTCTTCCTTTCCAACCATTAGTTCCCACTTCTCCTGAAGCTTCCTGAACTTCATCTCTCCAGGCATGTTCTCGTCTGTCTTCTTCTCCGGGCTACGAGACTTTACACGAGCGGAGGGATGATGATGCTTGCTCGACGCCCTGTTCAATGGCGAGTGCTCCAGGCTATCGGTGTAATCCTCGGAATCCTCGGACGCCAATTTATCTAAAGCCCTGATCGCTTTGGAGCCTACAGGATTGCTTAAACGTTTCTTCACTGTTTCCGCGTCTGACTTATGCTGGCCAGATTTGTCGTCGTAATTACTGTAAGCGACACAGGAACGCGGGCGTACCTTCCTTGGACTAGAGACAGCTGCGCAAACATCCGCTTTATCAAACTGATGCTCTTTTGAAGCAACATCGACGTTCCTAAAGTTTACAGCCTACAATGCATCAGTTTAGGTTAACGATGGAGGTCTTGAGAAACGTTCAGCTTGTTTTGTAACCTTTGTGCAATGATACTCACGTTTAAATTATGgttattcaaatttccaaaactattgtGAAGCTGACGATACTGATACAGAAGATCCAATTGAAATGGGCAAAGGGAGAGGGGACTTAAAACGTGTAAGAGAGCGTTGACAACTTCACGCGCGTTCGCATTGGCTAAAGCGTTGACGAATATATTGTTACTGTTATAATGCTTCCTCAAGATCGATTCCCTTGTGCATAAATATGCGAACCACGCGTCTAAAGCATTCAAACTGAAAGAATAAAGCATTCGTTAACGAATGTAATTAGATTGTAATCATCGATTGTGTCTATACATCAGTTGCGTTAACTTACtttaataaaccaaatacaAATGCATGGAATTTCAACATTCCTTCTGTCATGACATCCTCGCCATTGATTTTTTGTACTAATTCGTTCAGTGTTTTGGTAACTGGATCCTGCTGGGAAGACGCCTCGACAACCTGCCAGACGCTATTCGTTATTGGTCCAAACGTAGAATTTAAATGTGGCTTCAATCCATCCGACATTATAGCGTACAAAGCAGGACATAAATGGTTAAGACAGATTTGCGCGCACTCGTTTTTATCACCATAATTCTGTTTAAGTTCCGTAGGAACGAAACCTCCGTCCCAATATTCCAACAACAAATCCACCGCTTTGATCACGGACAGTATCATTTCTGAAAATTGATTGACACAGATGAGTATATTATCTCATTGACATTATCgcgattgaaaaagaaattatttatacttctcTTTTCGCCTAGGTCTACAGGTTTATTCTCAGGACTCGTATCCCTCCTTTCTTCCATAAGCGCACAATTTTTACTTTGTTCATTtggaattgtatttaaattattgatcTAAAGACAAGGAGAAATGTTAGCAATGTACCGATAATCGACCGATGAAATAAAACGTTCAAGTTTCAAATCACCTTATTGTCTAAATATTTCTTCCTTTGGTTTACAGCGAAACTGACAGTCTTTTTCTGTGATTCTAACATATCAGTATTTTTGGTAATATCCTTGTTCATTCTCAGAGCTAGAAATTTTCTCACATACGCTCTAAATTTAAGATCAGGGTCGTCGATATCTCCGTCGCTGCTCTGCGAGGAGAAGCCGCTACGTTTTAAATACTCCTCCAGCTGTTTCACGTCGTCCTCGCTATTCTCCGAAGTTTCAGTCTCTATGTCTCCTGTGCTGATTATGTCGTTCATCCTCTCCTGATATCTCTCCTCCATCTCGTCAATGTCCTTCTCCGAGTCGATAATTTTTCCGCGATACAGTAACTGCAGATCATTGTTCATATAATATGGCTCTTGCAAGGACATTCTCTTGTTCGCCTCGGGTGCTTGCTGATCCTCTATTTCCTCGACGTCCCCCATTTCGAACATGCTGTACCTCTTACTCGCAGGAACcttattttttcttaaaatactTCTAGGTAAAGGTGGTCTTGGTGGCACTTTTCCGTTGCAAACGTCGGATTCACGGTCCCCGTGCGGCAACGAGAGGGATCGCTTCGAAAACGTCGGGTAGACCGTCTTGGTTTTGCTGACTTGTTTGTACGCCTTTTTGTCGTTACTCACTAAACTGGCCTCGGAACTAATACTATCGTAACGGTAAAGATATAACGGATTAGTCGTGTTGTTCGACGTTTGCTGGTTCGTCGACGAGTCGGTCAATATCGTAGAAGAACCTCGGTATCCAGAAGACGGCTGAGTCGCGGTGCTGCTGGTGGAGGACGAGTTATTTGGTATGATTTCACTTATAGGTCGAGATTTATGGCGCATAGGGGGTGATAAACAGAACAACGGCTTCTTCATTTCCTCGTTGATGTTGATGTGCTTGGAAACCTCCGGTACATCGTGCAGGATCTTCTTGTACTCGACAGGCAGGAGGAATGTCAACGACTCCCAGTCTTTCACGTGTGAGAATCCACGTTGACGCAACGCATCTATGTCATTGCACGAGAACGGTCTACCAGCAGATTTACCGCCGTGTTGTCTCCAGCTAACCTTACTTCTACCGTAGCACTGCGGCTTCAAGGCTACGTTGTCCAACCTCGTgtctttgatatttaaaaacgATAAGTCAGGTAACGCATAATTCGGATATACAACGTATATTGGTTTTTTATTCACTATCGTTTCCCTCAGAGACGGATTCTCCTTCTCCGCTGGCTGCGGGAACAGCAATGACGTTTGAACCGCATTGTCTTCCATTTCAGCTATCGCTTGAATACCCGTTGTTTTGCAAATCGAATACTTCTTCTCCAATGATCGGATCCACGCAGTTTTCCTTTGATGGTCGTACGCGTTGGACGCAACGTCGAAGCTGTTTTGGACGTTATCGTTGTCTTGCGTTAAATCTAACTTGGACATGCTCTCGGACAGTTCTTCTACCGATGCTGATGACATCATTTCATCTTTCTGTTCAATGATTATCGACGAATGCTTTGGAATGTCGTTAGAAACGTTTTTCGGCTTTTCCGTTTCTTGATTACTGTGAAGATCTCCTTTAACCCAATTTATAGAAAAGTCACTTTCTGGCACCTGACATTTGGAagtactatttatatttttccgttGTATTTGGGTATTTGTATTAGTACCACTATCACTAGCGCTATTGCTTGTAGGCCATCCGTTGTCGCTGACGGAGTCTGACTGGTCGAAGGTGAGACTCATTCCGTCCGCACTCATACttttttgtttcataaataatttcacaagACTTAAGTTTTGCAACTTCTTCCCTGATGAAGCGTGCTCCCCACTGTCTGAGCATTCTTCGTTTGTAGAACGGCTCATTACGGATCCTGAACTGTGCAACTGTTGTGGATGATTATTTGATTCCGCAGAATCGACCTGTTAACagatatattcaatttaaatagcGACCCTTGATCACGGAAAGGTTCTTTGAGACTTACAGAAAAATTTAGAGGTACATTGATGTGCTGTAGTTGAGTAGCTTGAGTAAGATCTGGTAAACTCTGACTTCTCTTATTTGTCCCGAGTAGAATATTCCCGACACCTTGTAAAAATTCTGGATTCGTGTTATTATTGCCCGAGGGATGACGAGTCATAATTTTATTCATGGAGGAATGTTTCAAGTTACTCCATGTAGTATAAATTTTCGAATCAGAGCATGCCATTGATAAatctaatacatttttcaagtcggtatttctattgtaatatgCTTCTgatgtttcatcatttttctgtttctctgtAAAAGGCATCATTGCAACTACATCTGTGTCTACTACTAGTGTACAGtgatataattgtttatatttgtacCTTGATTTTCAAAATCTTGAGAGCCATCCGAGTACATTGTAATACTACCCTCAAACGCGATGGTGTAATTGTCTTTGTTGTTCACTTGGCATGTTAGTAACATATCTTCACAGTCCAGAGAGTCGACGCTGTAACTACCCCCTGGTGGTAGCACGGGTGTCTCTTTCAGAGGGGAAAAGAGCAACGACGATTTGCAAATGGAAATGGTGTCCGTCGTTGAACAGGCTGAATCTTCTCCCTTGAAATAGAAATACATCGTTATTGTATTTTACATGCTTATTAATGATCTATCATGCACTTTGCAGCACTAGCAGAGCTCATTTCCATGCATCTGTTAAATGGCATGATTTGGTTTATTGGTTTAATGGTATGTAACATCTTTTATGTCTATTACATAATCAAATTAGCTTAAACTCATGTTCTTCATTGGCCATGCAGAAGTACTGCAACCAAATTGCATTTTACTTTTGTAATAAGCAAAACTCAAGTCCACTTAAATCTCAAACTTCATTATCAACATGGGATAACAAATTTAACGTTCTCAGCCATTGTCATACCTGGCTGCTGGTATGAGGGCTGATAGATGAACCAATGTCAAGCTTTTCCATAACAGATCCAGATATACTGGCATATCGTTCCCTTTGATAGTTAAACTGCCATGAAATTGGAATACACAATATGTTTAGAACAGACTATTTACAAGATACGTTCAAGAAATACaaatgtttgaaactgttatgaCAAGAAAACAATTGTCACTTACTTAAAtgacatgtaaaatattattcacaGAAATaacgtattttataaaataaccaGTTGTCCCAATTTGCATAACGGAGAACTACTTTCTAAAGATTATGCAACTTCATTTGCAacataacattgaaaataacaaattatacaACTTGTACAGtgaataataattcttattataatCACCTCTGAATGCTGAACTGGATCTGTGCACATGACAGGCAGGGCTGTAAGCAAAGTATGAATATCTGCTGTACGAAAACTCTCCATATCAATCTCAGCCAAGTTAGCATCCAGATTACGGGCAAGATCATCGTAGTAACCCAAATCCTCCTTGGAATACGAAGCAGAGAGCGAGGACAGTACACTAGGATGAATATGAAGCCCTCCATCTCTGTAGCTGAAATTTTATACGTGTACATAAGGCTTCTACCAAACCGTTAAAACAGAAGCGTGttcaaatatatatcaaatatacCCGTAGTCGATGAACCACTGATATTCCACATTATCCTGTACAAATTCAGAATCAATTAAGTCGTGTTGCATGGAATCTGTGGCAGGATTAGAATTGCAATCTGATCCCGGTGTTTGTGGATCTTCCATCACCGCAGCCCCTTTACCTGCACCTACAATGCACAATATCGTGCAAATTAATAACAAACAACACAAAAGAAAACAACTttcgataaaaaaaagaatcgcATTGAACAGAAACAACAACAGCGCATATTTCACATACACAGTGTACTGTCGTAGCTTTTTAAACATGTTCGCTCGTTCTGGTAATGAAACATTGTAAAACGTCCTGTTGTCCCAATCTACTGTCAACAGTTACATGTTTCGATCGGACATGTCCGTGTTGTTTACTCTTCCATTATCGCAGATGAAAATTTGGCACGTACGTGGTCTGTCAATTAGACAAGCCACATAGGAAAACAAGCACAGTCGAGTATTACCTTGAAATCATTACATTGTTGCAAAGAGGAGAGGCTGACACTACTTGACAACCATTCTTTATCGATGTAACGCGCAAATACAGACAacggggccgagataaccgatGAATGACATTTCGACAGCGCTACGAGAGCAAGAATCGCCGAGTTAGTCCCGATAATGCCATCAACGACGCACTGATAAGGATGTGAGTATTTTCCTCTTCCTCTACCATACACGCGTTGAATGTTCACGATAAAGCAGAATTGTCAGCCAATGACGTCAGGCTGAGGTTATGGCGGACGTATTTGAGCGAGTGCGCTCGTGCTCCGTATCGGGGATGATCAAGGCTGCACGTCATTGCAACGCTCTCAAGAGGGCGTGTTTTAAGGTTAGCTGTcacgtaataaataattaatcgatcgACTTGAGCATGTTACTTTTAGATTGGGCAATCGATGACACCTTGGCGAATGCGTGACAAATAGATGATTATCGAAAACCACTTCTCGCGGACGAAGATCAACGTCCGAAAGCGAATCAACGAAGCGAAACCTCCTAAATCGTACGTCGATTTCGATTCAAAACGGACCTCGAACCACACATGACTCGATAAGAAATTCAACTACGCGCCCAAAACGATGTCGCGATTAAATTCGATATATCACTTACTGACATGTCACCATGTGCGTCTGACACACTGCGTATCACGgaatcattttatttctattcaacACGCCCGATTTGATGTCACTTAATCAACGGTACTCTACTCCAAATACCAAATAGACAGtattattttaatcgaattacaCGAATTATATTCTCATACCGAAAAACAGTGTCAACAATTCTACACAGGAGTCGAAGATGCGTATACCAATACTTCTCCCGCCCACTTGTCGAGCAATTGTTTAAACAACACAGTCGCGGTAATACCGTCGTAACTCACTGAACGTTACCATTCATAGTCAGCGATGAACTGTTCGACGAATAGTTAAATGCACAATGCATTTCCGCGGATGCTGTTCGAGATTCCTGCTCGCGCGCGTGCGACGATGATTGTTTACCTCGCAGAAATGCAAAgagtaaaagaaatttcaatctgAATCGGCAATCGTACCTCGAAGAGATTTCTTCCACCGCATCGTCGCCGGTCGCCGGAATCTAGTTCTGCGGAAAATATTTACACCGGATAAATGTTAACCGAAAACACTGATGCCCACGACCATATGGCGACAACCTGGCCGTCGCTCATAgttagaaattcattttaactgCGCCTACGGAGCACACGGTCGCTCATGCGGCGCATGAGCATTACCGATCCGGCGTAAAGGGTGGGCAAAAGGAAATCGGATACAACACGTTTAAATTAAGGTTACAACACAACGACGCTGGATAAGTATCTGTCGCTCGGTCGAGTCGTCGTTACTCGCTGAAACTGAGAAGCGACATTCTGATTCTTTTCATAAGACAACGCGGAATGCCTCTAAATGACACTTGAATTTTCAGCCGGAACGAGATAATGCGCAGCCACGCACACGCGTTCCGTCTCTCTTCGACTGTAGAAAGTGAATTGTCAAGACACGTCGGTGGAAAGGGGACTTGGCATCGTTGACTGTTTGCAGTCTGATTGTGAAGCTTCGGTTTAACTTTATTTCCGAGTTCCGGCACTGTCCAGGGAAAGTCAACGTGACTCGCGTTACAAACGATTGACAACGGAGGAAGCTGTTGCACGCCCAACGGTCTCTGCCTGCTCACACCCATCAAACGGTGCACAGCGTGTCACAAATCAAATTAACGGTAATTCGCTTTTGAATTAATTACAGAGGACAACGCTGACAAACGATAAGCGAACGAGTCATAAATTGGAGAAAGATAAGTAACGCTGAGTTCAACAGTTTCTCATATTTAGACACGCAGATAATCAGTTTACTGAACTATAATGGGAACGGATGCCTGGAATCAACGTTTGTCTTATAATCATCACGTTGAATGCGCAATGTCACAGAGTACAAAATGGAAGAATAATCATTGGATTGAATGACGCTATTACACATTAgacagcattatttacaatatagaaatatttccaaataatcatcgttcaattgagtgaactatgTAATTCAATTTAGGGGTCACCGACGACCCCACGGCATTTGTATTAAAGAAGTCTTTGAAGCGGACAGAAAAGGCGAAGAAAACTACGCGTTGAAAAGACAAAGAAGATAATAATTCCCGTCAACCTTGATAACGTAATGCAACCGGGCGTCACGGTTGCTCAACGCGTAAGAGAGAAAATCGAAAATGATCGCCGGACGATCGAATAGAACGACTCGAGTTCTCTCTCGGgctttaacgcgttaagcgccatgtcagccactggtgaccgacgcttctgaatgactaaaaaccaatcgtaacgtacaagacaaccgatgtgaaataaaaatgtttaacaacgcAACTTTTCCAACGATGgatcatttattttttgagacaaacatgtaagtcttcttcgtttcgcttcagtttttcgttaggatatattttaattgcgtttggcctgcattcgacgagtataatcattatttgattttattgcacaatcggagatttttcaaactaaactccacacATAACTGGTCAACGCATTGAACGctaatttcagctactaaaaacgcgagcgtcggtgattgtatCGATACATTTTTGAACATCGGTTAAACCAAAATTTGTAACTTCCGAGGAAGAATAAGGAGTTCGGTTTTATCATTttagtttggatttgtgttatacatatctaacaGTGAAACTACTGGACGGTTTTCCGGTTTTCCATGCCGTTGGAAAAATCATTCGCGTTGGTCCGCGCTCCGCGGCAGTGTCGAGGGCACCGGTTAATTTTAGCGGGACGTCGAAGGAGAGGGCTCGCGGTTGGAGGGGACGGGGATGAAATTGAAGAGTCGAATTTCGCGAGCTGACGAAAATTTTACGCGTGCACCGGCGAAATATAAT
This genomic window from Nomia melanderi isolate GNS246 chromosome 9, iyNomMela1, whole genome shotgun sequence contains:
- the LOC116432457 gene encoding uncharacterized protein LOC116432457 isoform X7, coding for MEDPQTPGSDCNSNPATDSMQHDLIDSEFVQDNVEYQWFIDYGYRDGGLHIHPSVLSSLSASYSKEDLGYYDDLARNLDANLAEIDMESFRTADIHTLLTALPVMCTDPVQHSEFNYQRERYASISGSVMEKLDIGSSISPHTSSQGEDSACSTTDTISICKSSLLFSPLKETPVLPPGGSYSVDSLDCEDMLLTCQVNNKDNYTIAFEGSITMYSDGSQDFENQEKQKNDETSEAYYNRNTDLKNVLDLSMACSDSKIYTTWSNLKHSSMNKIMTRHPSGNNNTNPEFLQGVGNILLGTNKRSQSLPDLTQATQLQHINVPLNFSVDSAESNNHPQQLHSSGSVMSRSTNEECSDSGEHASSGKKLQNLSLVKLFMKQKSMSADGMSLTFDQSDSVSDNGWPTSNSASDSGTNTNTQIQRKNINSTSKCQVPESDFSINWVKGDLHSNQETEKPKNVSNDIPKHSSIIIEQKDEMMSSASVEELSESMSKLDLTQDNDNVQNSFDVASNAYDHQRKTAWIRSLEKKYSICKTTGIQAIAEMEDNAVQTSLLFPQPAEKENPSLRETIVNKKPIYVVYPNYALPDLSFLNIKDTRLDNVALKPQCYGRSKVSWRQHGGKSAGRPFSCNDIDALRQRGFSHVKDWESLTFLLPVEYKKILHDVPEVSKHININEEMKKPLFCLSPPMRHKSRPISEIIPNNSSSTSSTATQPSSGYRGSSTILTDSSTNQQTSNNTTNPLYLYRYDSISSEASLVSNDKKAYKQVSKTKTVYPTFSKRSLSLPHGDRESDVCNGKVPPRPPLPRSILRKNKVPASKRYSMFEMGDVEEIEDQQAPEANKRMSLQEPYYMNNDLQLLYRGKIIDSEKDIDEMEERYQERMNDIISTGDIETETSENSEDDVKQLEEYLKRSGFSSQSSDGDIDDPDLKFRAYVRKFLALRMNKDITKNTDMLESQKKTVSFAVNQRKKYLDNKINNLNTIPNEQSKNCALMEERRDTSPENKPVDLGEKRKMILSVIKAVDLLLEYWDGGFVPTELKQNYGDKNECAQICLNHLCPALYAIMSDGLKPHLNSTFGPITNSVWQVVEASSQQDPVTKTLNELVQKINGEDVMTEGMLKFHAFVFGLLNLNALDAWFAYLCTRESILRKHYNSNNIFVNALANANAREVVNALLHVLSPLSLCPFQLDLLYQYRQLHNSFGNLNNHNLNAVNFRNVDVASKEHQFDKADVCAAVSSPRKVRPRSCVAYSNYDDKSGQHKSDAETVKKRLSNPVGSKAIRALDKLASEDSEDYTDSLEHSPLNRASSKHHHPSARVKSRSPEKKTDENMPGEMKFRKLQEKWELMVGKEDTKNQATPSPSSPTRTPTSLGKSKIPRLLTSPVKQSNTTVGHAKNTKSPVSGIPSLKKPVMLSTTKTAPKKPVELRNKETTKRTSRVDVEHAGTARTLARPSSLPYKSYGVMSKEKHMVSPQRRAASTSLPRPTTTAAATRNPPTKKPLKEVRTITHRNPSDNKMLLAFGEGEKLKVILEVDNKWLFCSRGDQKGLVPRRCVYNIQT
- the LOC116432457 gene encoding uncharacterized protein LOC116432457 isoform X1, whose protein sequence is MMIVLLLCVIMKIAEFSVGRMSPPLQAPPRPPYFCHGKRKGQERKYRRRADPKCNCFLYNRAGKGAAVMEDPQTPGSDCNSNPATDSMQHDLIDSEFVQDNVEYQWFIDYGYRDGGLHIHPSVLSSLSASYSKEDLGYYDDLARNLDANLAEIDMESFRTADIHTLLTALPVMCTDPVQHSEFNYQRERYASISGSVMEKLDIGSSISPHTSSQGEDSACSTTDTISICKSSLLFSPLKETPVLPPGGSYSVDSLDCEDMLLTCQVNNKDNYTIAFEGSITMYSDGSQDFENQEKQKNDETSEAYYNRNTDLKNVLDLSMACSDSKIYTTWSNLKHSSMNKIMTRHPSGNNNTNPEFLQGVGNILLGTNKRSQSLPDLTQATQLQHINVPLNFSVDSAESNNHPQQLHSSGSVMSRSTNEECSDSGEHASSGKKLQNLSLVKLFMKQKSMSADGMSLTFDQSDSVSDNGWPTSNSASDSGTNTNTQIQRKNINSTSKCQVPESDFSINWVKGDLHSNQETEKPKNVSNDIPKHSSIIIEQKDEMMSSASVEELSESMSKLDLTQDNDNVQNSFDVASNAYDHQRKTAWIRSLEKKYSICKTTGIQAIAEMEDNAVQTSLLFPQPAEKENPSLRETIVNKKPIYVVYPNYALPDLSFLNIKDTRLDNVALKPQCYGRSKVSWRQHGGKSAGRPFSCNDIDALRQRGFSHVKDWESLTFLLPVEYKKILHDVPEVSKHININEEMKKPLFCLSPPMRHKSRPISEIIPNNSSSTSSTATQPSSGYRGSSTILTDSSTNQQTSNNTTNPLYLYRYDSISSEASLVSNDKKAYKQVSKTKTVYPTFSKRSLSLPHGDRESDVCNGKVPPRPPLPRSILRKNKVPASKRYSMFEMGDVEEIEDQQAPEANKRMSLQEPYYMNNDLQLLYRGKIIDSEKDIDEMEERYQERMNDIISTGDIETETSENSEDDVKQLEEYLKRSGFSSQSSDGDIDDPDLKFRAYVRKFLALRMNKDITKNTDMLESQKKTVSFAVNQRKKYLDNKINNLNTIPNEQSKNCALMEERRDTSPENKPVDLGEKRKMILSVIKAVDLLLEYWDGGFVPTELKQNYGDKNECAQICLNHLCPALYAIMSDGLKPHLNSTFGPITNSVWQVVEASSQQDPVTKTLNELVQKINGEDVMTEGMLKFHAFVFGLLNLNALDAWFAYLCTRESILRKHYNSNNIFVNALANANAREVVNALLHVLSPLSLCPFQLDLLYQYRQLHNSFGNLNNHNLNAVNFRNVDVASKEHQFDKADVCAAVSSPRKVRPRSCVAYSNYDDKSGQHKSDAETVKKRLSNPVGSKAIRALDKLASEDSEDYTDSLEHSPLNRASSKHHHPSARVKSRSPEKKTDENMPGEMKFRKLQEKWELMVGKEDTKNQATPSPSSPTRTPTSLGKSKIPRLLTSPVKQSNTTVGHAKNTKSPVSGIPSLKKPVMLSTTKTAPKKPVELRNKETTKRTSRVDVEHAGTARTLARPSSLPYKSYGVMSKEKHMVSPQRRAASTSLPRPTTTAAATRNPPTKKPLKEVRTITHRNPSDNKMLLAFGEGEKLKVILEVDNKWLFCSRGDQKGLVPRRCVYNIQT
- the LOC116432457 gene encoding uncharacterized protein LOC116432457 isoform X2, translated to MMIVLLLCVIMKIAEFSVGRMSPPLQAPPRPPYFCHGKRKGQERKYRRRADPKCNCFLYNRAGKGAAVMEDPQTPGSDCNSNPATDSMQHDLIDSEFVQDNVEYQWFIDYGYRDGGLHIHPSVLSSLSASYSKEDLGYYDDLARNLDANLAEIDMESFRTADIHTLLTALPVMCTDPVQHSEGEDSACSTTDTISICKSSLLFSPLKETPVLPPGGSYSVDSLDCEDMLLTCQVNNKDNYTIAFEGSITMYSDGSQDFENQEKQKNDETSEAYYNRNTDLKNVLDLSMACSDSKIYTTWSNLKHSSMNKIMTRHPSGNNNTNPEFLQGVGNILLGTNKRSQSLPDLTQATQLQHINVPLNFSVDSAESNNHPQQLHSSGSVMSRSTNEECSDSGEHASSGKKLQNLSLVKLFMKQKSMSADGMSLTFDQSDSVSDNGWPTSNSASDSGTNTNTQIQRKNINSTSKCQVPESDFSINWVKGDLHSNQETEKPKNVSNDIPKHSSIIIEQKDEMMSSASVEELSESMSKLDLTQDNDNVQNSFDVASNAYDHQRKTAWIRSLEKKYSICKTTGIQAIAEMEDNAVQTSLLFPQPAEKENPSLRETIVNKKPIYVVYPNYALPDLSFLNIKDTRLDNVALKPQCYGRSKVSWRQHGGKSAGRPFSCNDIDALRQRGFSHVKDWESLTFLLPVEYKKILHDVPEVSKHININEEMKKPLFCLSPPMRHKSRPISEIIPNNSSSTSSTATQPSSGYRGSSTILTDSSTNQQTSNNTTNPLYLYRYDSISSEASLVSNDKKAYKQVSKTKTVYPTFSKRSLSLPHGDRESDVCNGKVPPRPPLPRSILRKNKVPASKRYSMFEMGDVEEIEDQQAPEANKRMSLQEPYYMNNDLQLLYRGKIIDSEKDIDEMEERYQERMNDIISTGDIETETSENSEDDVKQLEEYLKRSGFSSQSSDGDIDDPDLKFRAYVRKFLALRMNKDITKNTDMLESQKKTVSFAVNQRKKYLDNKINNLNTIPNEQSKNCALMEERRDTSPENKPVDLGEKRKMILSVIKAVDLLLEYWDGGFVPTELKQNYGDKNECAQICLNHLCPALYAIMSDGLKPHLNSTFGPITNSVWQVVEASSQQDPVTKTLNELVQKINGEDVMTEGMLKFHAFVFGLLNLNALDAWFAYLCTRESILRKHYNSNNIFVNALANANAREVVNALLHVLSPLSLCPFQLDLLYQYRQLHNSFGNLNNHNLNAVNFRNVDVASKEHQFDKADVCAAVSSPRKVRPRSCVAYSNYDDKSGQHKSDAETVKKRLSNPVGSKAIRALDKLASEDSEDYTDSLEHSPLNRASSKHHHPSARVKSRSPEKKTDENMPGEMKFRKLQEKWELMVGKEDTKNQATPSPSSPTRTPTSLGKSKIPRLLTSPVKQSNTTVGHAKNTKSPVSGIPSLKKPVMLSTTKTAPKKPVELRNKETTKRTSRVDVEHAGTARTLARPSSLPYKSYGVMSKEKHMVSPQRRAASTSLPRPTTTAAATRNPPTKKPLKEVRTITHRNPSDNKMLLAFGEGEKLKVILEVDNKWLFCSRGDQKGLVPRRCVYNIQT